GGACGCGGGTTTCGTCATCCATCCACTCAAGCGTCTCGATGCGCTCGCGCAAGGCCCGACGGAGATACTCGACCAGCTCTTCCATCTGCGCCTTGTGCTCGGGCGGGAAGTATTGCTCGACATAGATCTGGCCGATGGCCTGACCCAGATTGCCGTTCACATACTGGATGCCGCGACGATCGCGGGCCCGGGGTTCTTCCGTGCCGCGCAGGGTGCGGCTGTAGAAGTCGAAGGAGCGCTCGTAGAATTCCGGCGTCAGCAGGTTCTGGTTGGACGACATGTAGCGGAAGCTGAGATAGTCCTGCCAGGCTTCGACCGGGATTTCGGTGAACAGTGTGGCAAGCGACTGGATGGCGGTGTCCTGGCGGACCACGACTTCGGTCTCATTCTCGTATTCCAGGGCGGTCATGAAGGCACCCCAGGGGAAGCCCGGGGCCGAGGCGACCAGGTCATCCGTGCTCATCAGATTATAGGTCCGCACACGGTCGCGGCTTTCCGCACGGGTCCAGTGGATCTGTGCGATGCGCGTTTCCAGGTCCAGCACGCCCTGGGCGCGCTCGGCGGCATTGTCCATGCCGATCATCTCGAAGACGTCGGTCATGTAGGCGACATAGGCGTCGCGATAACCGACGAAGGTCTCGTCGTCGCGCTCATAATAGGACTTGTCCGGCAGGCCCAGACCGCTCTGGCTGACCGAGACGATGTAGCGCTGGGGATTGCCCGGGTCACGACCGACGCCGGCGCCGAAGATCGACGCGGTACCGGGGCTGCCCATCAGGGTCGCGATGTCGTCATGCGACTGCGCTTCGGCAATGGAATTGAGCATCGGCCGGGCCGGCTCGAGACCGCGGGCCGCCAGCGTGTCGGTATCCATGTAGGAGGCGTAGAGGTCGCCGACCTGTTGCTGCAGGGTGCCGGCTTCGGCATTTGCGGCAACGGCTTCCTGGATGATGCCTTCCACCCGCTCTTCCGAGCGCAGGTAGAGCTCGGTGAAACCGCCAAAGGATGAGAAGCCCTGGGGCAATTCGGTCGAGTCGAGCCAGCCTTCATTGACGTAGCGGTTGAAGTCATCGCCCGGAGCGACGCTGTCGGAGACGTGTTCGATCTCGACGCCCCAGCTTCCCAGGTCCGGCGAACCGGCGGGCTGGCTTGTCTCGGGCATCGCCGCTTCGGTTGTGCCAGTGTCTGTTTCCGGCGTTTCGGTGGCAGGCGAGCAGGCCGCCATCAGCGCAACGCAGGCGCTGGTCAGCAAAAGCTTTTTCATGGTGTTTCCCCTCTCAGTAACAATGTTGGGCGAAACACTAGTGCGCGGGAGCCAACACGCAATACATGCAGGCCGTCTCTTACAGCCCTGTAATGAAAACGGCCCGGCGTTTCCGCCGGGCCGTGTCCTTTGAATGCGACTGCGACTACCAGATCGAGACGCGCTCTTCCGGCGGCAGGTAGAGGTCATTGTCCTCGGTCACGCCGAAGGCCTCGTACCAGACGTCCAGATTGCGGACCACGCCATTGGTCCGGTATTGGGCCGGGCTGTGCGGATCGGTCGTGAGCCGGTTGCGCAGGTTTTCTTCCCGATACAGGCGGCGCCAGACCTGAGCCCAGGCGAGGAAGAAGCGCTGCTCGCCGGTGAAGCCGTCAATGACCGGGGCTTCGCCGTCGCAGCACGCATCGAGATGACGCTGATAGGCGGTGTAGGCCATCTGCAGACCACCCAGGTCGCCGATATTCTCACCCATCGTGAATTCACCATTCACGAAGCTGCCCTCGATCGGCTCATAGCCGTCATACTGAGCTTCCAGTATGTCGGCGCGCTCTTCGAAGCGCTCGTTCGTCTCAACAGTCCACCAGTCCCGGATCGAGCCATCATAGTCGAAGCGGCGACCCTGATCGTCGAAGCCGTGGCCGATTTCATGACCGATCACCGCACCGATGGCGCCGTAATTGATCGCCGCATCGGCGTTTGGATCAAAGAAAGGCGCCTGCAGGATGCCGGCCGGGAAGGTAATCTGGTTCATCAGCGGGTTGTAGGACGCGTTGACGGTCTGCGGCGGATAGGGCCAGGCGCTCCGGTCGACCGGACCGGACAGATCGGCGACCTGCTCGTTCCACTGGAACTCCGTCAGGCGAACGAGATTGCCGAACAGGTCGTCGGCCCGGACCTCAAGCGCTGAATAGTCCTGCCATTCGTCCGGATAGCCGATGCGCGGCTCGAAGGTCGACAGCTTCTGCAGGGCATTGGCGCGGGTTTCTTCATCCATCCATTCGAGGGCTGCAAGGCGACCCTCGAACGCGACGATCAGATTGGCGACCAGGGCTTCCATGGCGGTTTTGGATTCCGGCGGGAAGTGACGGTCGACATAGACCTGGCCGACAGCTTCACCCAGCTGGCCGCCGACGAGATTGACGCCGCGGCGGTCGCGGGGACGCTGCTCTTCGATTCCGTTCAGCGTCGTGCCGAACATCGCGAAGTTGGCGGCATCGAAGGCTTCCGGCAGTGCGCCGGCATTCGAGCGGATGTAATGGAAGGTCATATAGTCCTTCCACACGTCGACAGGTGTTTCTTCGAAGATCGTACCGGCGGCCTCGATGGCGCTCGGCTGGGCGACGAGATAGGTCGCGACACCGTCAAGCCCGAGCTGTTCCATGCCGGCTTGGAAGCTCAGCTGCGGTGCCAGGGCGCTCAGCTGGTCGAGCGGCATCGGGTTGTAGATCATCTGGATGTTGCGGCTGTCGGCCTGGGTCCAGTGGCTTTCGGCAATGCGCATCTCCAGATCGAAGATCGCCTGCGCCTTGCCGGTGCCGTCCTCGATACCGGCGAGGTCAAAGATCTGGGCGATGAAGGCCAGATAGGCGTCACGGGCGCCCTGATTGTCCTCTTCCAGATAGTAGTCGCGGTCCGGCAGGCCGAGGCCGCCCTGGCCGACGAAGACGGTGTAGCGCGTCGTGTCTGCCGGGTCGGGGATGATGCCGACGCCATAGGGCGACTGGTGATGGATCGTCGCAAACAGGGCATTGATATCAGCATGGGTCTCGGCGGCAGCAATCTCGTCGAGATAAGGCTGCGCCGGAGCGAGGCCGAGCTGGTCGATGGTCGCGGTGTCCATCCAGCTGCCATAAAGGTCGCCGACCTTCTGTTCGATCGAACCGTCGGCCGCGTCCATGGCGGCAAGTTCGAGGATGATCGCCTGGACCTGTTCTTCGGCTTCGATCGCCAGCTCGGTGAACATGCCGTAGTTCGAGCGGTCGGACGGGATCTCCGTCGTGTCCAGCCAGGTGCCATTGGCGTAGCGGTAGAAGTCGTCACCGGCGACGTAGCTGGTGTCCATTCCGGAAATGTCAAAACCCCAATCGCCGATGGCCGCACTGGCGGTTGCGGCGGCGGGCGTCGAGGCGGCGGGCGTCTCGGTGGCGGCCGTATCGGTCGACGTGGCCGGCTGACAGGCAGCGGTGAGGGCCAGGACGGCGGTGCTCAGCAAGAGCTTTTTCATGCGAAGATCCCCTTGTTTTCAGTCAAAGACGCAAAAACGCCCCGCGCTTGATACAACGCGGGGCGTCCGGGTGCCAATTATTCGGCAGGTGAGTGGTCGAGATGTCCGGCCTGTTCGCCATGGGCGAAATCGGTGTCGGTATAGTGTTCGCCGAGCGATGGTTGTTTCTTGCCTGTCCACATCATCCGGAAGAAGCGGGCGATATCGACCCCTATGGCATACATGGCCGGAACCAGCAGCAAGGTCAGGAACAGGGCGAAGATGACCGCGAAGCCCAGGGCGACGACCATCGGTTTCAGGAATTCCGCCTGGGTCGAGCGCTCGGCCATCATCGGGAAAATCCCGAGGAAGGTGGTGACCGAGGTCAGCAGGATCGGACGGAAGCGTTGCACGCCGGCATCGACCAGCGCCTGGAAGGCACCGACACCATTGGCCCGCAGCCGGTTGACGAAGTCGATCAGCACCAGGTTGTCGTTGATGACAACGCCGGCGGCCGCACCCACCCCGAAATAGGAGAACAGGGCGATCGGCATGCCGAACAGGTAGTGACCGAAAATGGCGCCGGTCAGCGAGAACGGGATGGCGATCATGATGACGATCGGCTGGAAGTAGCTGCGGAAGGCGATCGCCAGCAGCAGGTACATCGAGATCAGCGCGAAGGCGAGCAGGATCAGGACTTCCGACATGAATTCGCGTTCGCCTTCGGCCTGGCCGATCTCGTCCCGCGAAACATGCGGGAAACGGGCCTCGAACACGCTCCAGTAATCGCTTTCAAGACTGGTGTTGATGTCACCACGGGCGGCCGGGTCGGACAGTTCGGCACTGACCGTGATCGTCCGCATGCCATTGCGGCGATTGATGCGGTTCAGGCCCGGGGCAAAGTCAGCCTCGGCAACAGTGTCGAGCGGCACCTGGCGTCCGTCAACGGTCCGGATGCGGATGTCCCGGAATGTGTCCAGCGAACGGCGTGAATCTTCATCGAGGCGGACCATGACGCGGACGTCCTGGCCTTCGCGCGGCAGGCGCTGGACTTCCACACCGTAGAAGGCCTGGCGGACCTGATTGGTCACCTCCGCGAGGGTCAGGCCGATCGCTTGCGCGTTCGGGCGCAGGCCGAGTTGCAATTCCTCGGTCGAGGTCTGCATCGAGTCGACGACATCATAGAGCGTGTCATAGCTGCGCAGCTGCTCTTTCAGATCGTCGGCCGCGGCCCGCAATTCGTCGAGATTCTGACCCGACAGGGCGAAGCGCATGGAGTTTCCGCCATCATTGATCGTCGAGTCGAGGCGGATTTCCTCGGCGTCGGGGATCGGACCCAGGAATT
The window above is part of the Maricaulis maris MCS10 genome. Proteins encoded here:
- a CDS encoding M13 family metallopeptidase, giving the protein MKKLLLTSACVALMAACSPATETPETDTGTTEAAMPETSQPAGSPDLGSWGVEIEHVSDSVAPGDDFNRYVNEGWLDSTELPQGFSSFGGFTELYLRSEERVEGIIQEAVAANAEAGTLQQQVGDLYASYMDTDTLAARGLEPARPMLNSIAEAQSHDDIATLMGSPGTASIFGAGVGRDPGNPQRYIVSVSQSGLGLPDKSYYERDDETFVGYRDAYVAYMTDVFEMIGMDNAAERAQGVLDLETRIAQIHWTRAESRDRVRTYNLMSTDDLVASAPGFPWGAFMTALEYENETEVVVRQDTAIQSLATLFTEIPVEAWQDYLSFRYMSSNQNLLTPEFYERSFDFYSRTLRGTEEPRARDRRGIQYVNGNLGQAIGQIYVEQYFPPEHKAQMEELVEYLRRALRERIETLEWMDDETRVQAFDKLEKFLPKIGYPDIWPDYSAIEIRSDDLFGNSQRVAEWFRADSRSRLGSPIREWEWFMSPQTVNAYYSSTANEIVFPAAILQGPFFDPYADAAVNFGGIGAVIGHEMGHGFDDQGSQSDGDGVLRNWWTDTSRENFDGLTNQIVAQYDGFSPVEGQSVDGRLTLGENIGDIGGLSMAHRAYQMYLADNGGEAEVLDGFTGDQRFFMAWAQVWRNVRTEDSLRAQLLSDPHSPAQYRINGVVRNNDAWYEAFGVTEDHELYLAPEDRVSIW
- a CDS encoding M13 family metallopeptidase — protein: MKKLLLSTAVLALTAACQPATSTDTAATETPAASTPAAATASAAIGDWGFDISGMDTSYVAGDDFYRYANGTWLDTTEIPSDRSNYGMFTELAIEAEEQVQAIILELAAMDAADGSIEQKVGDLYGSWMDTATIDQLGLAPAQPYLDEIAAAETHADINALFATIHHQSPYGVGIIPDPADTTRYTVFVGQGGLGLPDRDYYLEEDNQGARDAYLAFIAQIFDLAGIEDGTGKAQAIFDLEMRIAESHWTQADSRNIQMIYNPMPLDQLSALAPQLSFQAGMEQLGLDGVATYLVAQPSAIEAAGTIFEETPVDVWKDYMTFHYIRSNAGALPEAFDAANFAMFGTTLNGIEEQRPRDRRGVNLVGGQLGEAVGQVYVDRHFPPESKTAMEALVANLIVAFEGRLAALEWMDEETRANALQKLSTFEPRIGYPDEWQDYSALEVRADDLFGNLVRLTEFQWNEQVADLSGPVDRSAWPYPPQTVNASYNPLMNQITFPAGILQAPFFDPNADAAINYGAIGAVIGHEIGHGFDDQGRRFDYDGSIRDWWTVETNERFEERADILEAQYDGYEPIEGSFVNGEFTMGENIGDLGGLQMAYTAYQRHLDACCDGEAPVIDGFTGEQRFFLAWAQVWRRLYREENLRNRLTTDPHSPAQYRTNGVVRNLDVWYEAFGVTEDNDLYLPPEERVSIW